A window of Gudongella oleilytica genomic DNA:
GTAATGGCTGGCTTTTTCCTTTTTATTACATTTTCTTTCCCGTCTTGTCAGTAATCCTCAATGCAAGTTTTGCTCCTAATACTGTTACAACAAGGGCACCTATTATAGCCCCAACATATGCGGCTAACTCATATCCTTCAAAACCGGTATGTTTGTAGATTTCGAGGCCACCTAAAAAAGTTCCACCCACAATTAAGCCGAGGTAACCACCACCAAAAACTCCAACCACTAAACCAATAAAACCACCAATGATACCCGGTAACAGTTTTCTTTTCATCGTTAACCACTTCCTTTTACATAATCACAGTATAGCATGCTTTATAGCTTATCAACAGAACGATGTTTTTTGTATTAGTAGCAAAACGGGCGTACACATAAAGCCGAACAGATTTAATCTGTAAGGATTACAGAGATATACCGATAAAAAAGCATCCAAAGGACATATTTCTTACAGCCAGATATTCTACAACTACATCGGTGAATTTGATATTTTCGATTAAAACAAAAAAATGGCATAGCCACTATACATGGATATGCTAATTTTTAAGTTAAAATATGTTCCTACTAAAAACTTGGAGGCGTCATTGCCCAAACTGATTCGCATACATTATCTCCAATATTGATATACCTGTGGGGAATGGTACTTTCGTAGTAAATGCTGTCACCTTCATTTAGTTCGTAATCACCGTCTGCAGTCTTTACTAACAGCTTGCCCTTCAACACAAGTCCGCATTCCTCTCCCTCATGTGATACCAAGCCCTCAGACGAAACCTCTCCTGGGCCAATCGTAATGTAAAGAAATTCTATTTTTCTGTTCAGGTCATGAGAAAGAAGCTCATATAGGGCGTTGCTGTTTGATACGGTAATTCTTTTTCTATCACTTTTTTTAACTATCGGCGAAATGTTTAGCTCTACTTCTTCCTCATCAAAAAAATGGCCAACAGATACCTCCAGCGCCTGAGATATTTTCCAGAAAGTGACTATTGAAGGAGCTACTAGATTCCTTTCAATTTGGCTTATTATACCGGAGCTTAATCCCGCTTTCTCGGCAAGCTCTGCAATGCTCATATCTTTGGATTTTCTAAGATCTCTCATTTTCTTTCCTATGTCAATATTCAATGGGCTACCTCCGTAACAGTTGTTGTTTTATTTTATCATAAATACATATGATATGTGAATGGTAAGAAATATCAATCTAATTAATTCAATATATTGAAATAATAAATGAAATAGTTTAATATATTAATAAGAAATGATCCTAATTATACGAGGAGGTAGTAAAATGAACTCATTAATCAGTGCGGATAATGCTTGGGCGCTGTGGTCAATTTTGATCGGTATCGCAGCATTAAGTATTTATCTGGAGCAAACTTATTCATGGGCGTCAAAGATAACAGGAGCAATAATTGGGCTTGTAATTGCAATGCTTCTTGCTAACTTTAACGTGATCCCTACTGCTGCACCAACTTATGACGTGGTTTGGGGATACGTAGTGCCGCTTGCTATACCACTGTTGCTTTTTAATGCAAACATTAAGAAGATCTGGAAAGAAAGCGGAAGAATCATGGTGATATTCATGATCGGGGCAGCTGGGACTTTATTAGGTGTATTCTTAGCTTATTTTCTACTAAAAGATTCAATTCCGGATCTCTATAAGATGGCAGCTATGATGACAGGCTCCTATATCGGTGGAGGTGTAAACTTTGCCGCTATGGCAGAATCATTTGGAGCAGGTGAGGAATGGATATCTGCACTTACCGTAGCGGATAACTTGTTGATGGCATTATATTTCTTTGTACTTCTGGCTATACCCTCAGTTAACTTCTTCCTAAAGAAATTCAAACATCCGCATATCGATGCCGTCAACGCTGCAGTCGATACAAGTGAGGGTGAGACCCTGGCTAAACAATATTGGGGAAGAAAAGAAATCTCGCTTAGGGACATAGCATTTGGAGTGGCACTATCATTTATTATAGTGTGGGTCTCAACGGAAATTTCTTCTGTATTGGCTGCAGTAATTCCTACAGGAAATTTCGCATATGATCTTTTAAACGGACTATTAGGAAATAAGTATCTTTTAATTACCACATTCACTATGCTTCTGGCAACTTATGCACCAAAATTCATGAGCGGTATCCATGGCGCACAAGAGATAGGTACCTTCCTTATATACATTTTCCTTGTCGTAATCGGAGTACCAGCTTCAATTCCTGTAATAATAAGTCAGGCTCCGCTATTGCTCGTATTCACTGCTATAATCGTAGCTGTAAATATGATCGTATCACTTGTTTTTGGTAAGATATTTAAATTTGACCTGGAGGAGATCCTTCTTGCATCAAACGCAAATATTGGAGGACCTACCACTGCTGCAGCCATGGCTATAGCTAAGGGCTGGAATAAGTTGATAGGACCTATCATACTTGCGGGCGTATGGGGGTATATAATAGGCAATTACCTTGGTATCTTCATGGGTAACTTGCTGCAGTATATGTAATCTGGACAGGGCACAGCACATGTGCCCTGGATAGTTAGGGGGTAAAATATGATTTTAGATATTCACGGAGATATTTGGACTGACGTCACTGTTAAAAGCCTTCAGGGCAAGCGGGACATCATCAGGGAGTACCATCTTGAAAGATTCAAAAAAGGCGGAATGGCAGGCGGCATATTTGTAGTCTGGGCTGATCCCCCACACGATCAACGACCTAAGGAAAGGCTGGCAGAAAGCATACGGGCTATTTCCAAGGAGTTGTTCGACAGCAGGGATATTGTCAGACTAATGCTTAATTCTTCAGATTTCTATAAGGCGATGGATGAGAAAAAGCTGGCCGTAATGATGGGACTTGAAGGGCTTAGCTCTCTAGGTGAAGATATTGATGAATTATATACTCTGTATCAGTTCGGATTCAGACACGCAAGCCTTACTTGGAATGAACAAAATGACCTGGCTACAGGTGTCAAGGGAGATCCTGAAAGAGGACTTACCGAAAAAGGGAAGCAGGCTGTCAAGCTTATTAATGATTTGGGTATGCTCCTTGACCTTTCTCATGCAAATGATAAAACTTTTTGGGATATAGTAGATATTACAGACAAGCCAGTCATCGCTACGCACTCAAATTCGAGAAAGCTTTGCAATGTTCCAAGAAACCTGACTGACGAGCAAATAAAGAAAATCGGGGAAATGAATGGGCTTATAGGCATAAACGCCTACAATGAATTCATTGACTTAGTGCCTGAGAAGCGTACAGCAGACAATCTGATCAATCACTTGGAGAACATTGCCGGTCTAATAGGCATTGATAAAGTTGCTCTGGGATTTGATTTCTTTGAATATCTGTCAGGTGATACTACAGACTCCTTTACAAGCGATACCTACGCCGGGACCATCGGGCTGGAGGATATTTCCAAGGGGAATTCTTTTATCGAGAAGCTTAAGAACAGAGGTTTTAAAGACGAAGACATAGAAAAAATAACATTTAAAAACTTCCTGAACCTTATGGATTGTGTCATGAAGTAGTTTAGAGTAATTAGAACGGACGAGTGAGCATTTGCAAATTAAAAAAGCTGTTCACATACTATATTTTGGTATGTGAACAGCTTTTCTATCACTTATTTGACTTTATTCTTCCTACGGTCATTATTACGACTCCTGAGCCCAATACACACAGGACCGTACTTAGAAGGAGCAATTGGGATGGCCCCCCAGAATCCAGCACCATGCCTCCCCATAGGCTTGCAAATACTGCGCTTAAGGTCATCATACCTGATATCAGGGACTGTCCCTTAACTGCCTCTCTTCGATCCATCAGCTTATGAACAAGATGGATAGAGGATGCAAGATAGAAGGGGAAGGATATTAGCTGAAACGCGAATGCAAAATAAATCAATCCAACAGATTTAGCTGTGTATGTAAAAAATATCTTCAGTATGAAAGCTGCCGAGGATATCTTAAGCATTGTCTGGCAACTGATTTTTTTGTTGATTTTATCGAAGAAGAACAGACCAGGAAGCTCCAGGATCGCCATATAGGAGAAAATTATCCCCATATCGCTGCTGGTTCCGCCTATGGGCTCGATTATCTGGAACAAATAATTATTTATTATGGCATTTTGAAAAAATACAAGCAGAGTTCCTAAGGAAAAAATGAAAAGCATCTTATTTCTTTTAACAAAAGCAATCAGTGATATAGGCTCATCCAACTTTAATGCCTTTGCGCTCCCGTGTTCATCCTGTGACAATGCAATACCGCTCTTATAAAGTCTCTCGGTGGTGTAAAGCGAAAATAACAGCATCACGAGAACTGCGACCCCGACTGAGGGGATCGTGTTTGTCCCGAAGGCGAATACAAGGTATCCAAGCAGCATGCTTATACCTGAATATGCTATGGAACCTCCGCTTCTTGCAACCCCGTAATTTATTGGATTGCTGAAGCTGCTGTATTGGAAAGCAATTGAGTTTATTATTGGGGATAGTGATACCATGAGGCCTCCAAGTACCGCAAAAATTATCGTCAGCATGGCAGACCTTGACTCAAACAGGAAAAGCATTGCCATGAGCAGCAGAAGTATAAAGGAGAGTATACCTGTTATCTGAGCCAGGGATAGCTTTTTGGATCTGTCTGCTGCATCTCCAAATAGGGGAAGAAGCAGTACGGATATTATGTTGACCAGAGCCAGTATTGTTCCGATCTCTGTGTTGGAGTAGCCCTTTGGAAGCAGATATACGGATGAAAAGCTTAGCACTACTGCAAACAGCATACAATAAGCTGCTTGAACTGCCGTATATGATAGATTTAGTCGATTTTTCATTTTGTGGTCACCATTTTCGTTATATTTAGTACCTATACATTCTAACACCTAAATTAAGTAACCACAATGGAAAACCAGCTGAAGAATCAGCTGGTCCATTAATTACTGCTTTTTCTTTCTGTTTTTATAGTCCTC
This region includes:
- a CDS encoding dipeptidase; translation: MILDIHGDIWTDVTVKSLQGKRDIIREYHLERFKKGGMAGGIFVVWADPPHDQRPKERLAESIRAISKELFDSRDIVRLMLNSSDFYKAMDEKKLAVMMGLEGLSSLGEDIDELYTLYQFGFRHASLTWNEQNDLATGVKGDPERGLTEKGKQAVKLINDLGMLLDLSHANDKTFWDIVDITDKPVIATHSNSRKLCNVPRNLTDEQIKKIGEMNGLIGINAYNEFIDLVPEKRTADNLINHLENIAGLIGIDKVALGFDFFEYLSGDTTDSFTSDTYAGTIGLEDISKGNSFIEKLKNRGFKDEDIEKITFKNFLNLMDCVMK
- a CDS encoding MFS transporter, coding for MKNRLNLSYTAVQAAYCMLFAVVLSFSSVYLLPKGYSNTEIGTILALVNIISVLLLPLFGDAADRSKKLSLAQITGILSFILLLLMAMLFLFESRSAMLTIIFAVLGGLMVSLSPIINSIAFQYSSFSNPINYGVARSGGSIAYSGISMLLGYLVFAFGTNTIPSVGVAVLVMLLFSLYTTERLYKSGIALSQDEHGSAKALKLDEPISLIAFVKRNKMLFIFSLGTLLVFFQNAIINNYLFQIIEPIGGTSSDMGIIFSYMAILELPGLFFFDKINKKISCQTMLKISSAAFILKIFFTYTAKSVGLIYFAFAFQLISFPFYLASSIHLVHKLMDRREAVKGQSLISGMMTLSAVFASLWGGMVLDSGGPSQLLLLSTVLCVLGSGVVIMTVGRIKSNK
- a CDS encoding cupin domain-containing protein, with the translated sequence MNIDIGKKMRDLRKSKDMSIAELAEKAGLSSGIISQIERNLVAPSIVTFWKISQALEVSVGHFFDEEEVELNISPIVKKSDRKRITVSNSNALYELLSHDLNRKIEFLYITIGPGEVSSEGLVSHEGEECGLVLKGKLLVKTADGDYELNEGDSIYYESTIPHRYINIGDNVCESVWAMTPPSF
- a CDS encoding DUF819 domain-containing protein, producing MNSLISADNAWALWSILIGIAALSIYLEQTYSWASKITGAIIGLVIAMLLANFNVIPTAAPTYDVVWGYVVPLAIPLLLFNANIKKIWKESGRIMVIFMIGAAGTLLGVFLAYFLLKDSIPDLYKMAAMMTGSYIGGGVNFAAMAESFGAGEEWISALTVADNLLMALYFFVLLAIPSVNFFLKKFKHPHIDAVNAAVDTSEGETLAKQYWGRKEISLRDIAFGVALSFIIVWVSTEISSVLAAVIPTGNFAYDLLNGLLGNKYLLITTFTMLLATYAPKFMSGIHGAQEIGTFLIYIFLVVIGVPASIPVIISQAPLLLVFTAIIVAVNMIVSLVFGKIFKFDLEEILLASNANIGGPTTAAAMAIAKGWNKLIGPIILAGVWGYIIGNYLGIFMGNLLQYM